GACGCGGCCCACTCCCGGGCCAGTTCGTTCAGCTCGTCCGAAGGGACGACCCGGTTGTACAATCCCATTTCCAAAGCGCGTGTGGGGCTGAGCAACTCCCCGAACAACAGCATTTCCAGGGCGTGCTTGCGGCCCAGAGATTTCGACACCGGAATGACCGGCCCCACGCAGTTGAGGCCCACGTTTATGGCGGTCAGGCCGATCTTCGCCCTTTCCGAGGCGATGGCCAGATCGCACGCGGCGACCAGCCCCGCGCCGATGGCCGCGGCTGCGCCGTTCACCTTGGCGATGACGGGCTTGCTCATTTGGCTGATGTAGGCCAGGGAGTCTTCCATGTGGGTGATCCACTTTTCATATTCCGCCTCGGTCTTGCCTTCGTATCCCGTCAGGTCGATCCCCGCGCAAAAAGCCCGGCCCGCGCCGGTTACCATCACCACCCGGACAGAGGAATCCTTTTCCATTTCCTCCAGAGCCTGGCGCAGCTCCCCGGCAAGGTCCCAACTGAAGGTGTTCAACTGATCGGGACGATTCAAGGTAATCATCCCCACAAAGTCTTCTCCGATTTCCGTAATGATCGTATTGTAGGACATGAGGCCTCCTGATTGCGTCTGGTGATGGGGTTAGAGGGAGAGATGCTGCATGATGCATACAATCTAACAACCCTTTTCGTCCGACTGCAACAAAAAGATTTGGCCCGCCTCGAAAGCGGAGAAAGCATTTTCGTCTTGCCATTTTGTCCGTATTGAGGCAAAGCTGCTTGAAGGAGGCGGGGAAGGCGCGCCTTATTTCGCATTAACCGTTTGTTTTTAGAGGATTTGTACCATTTTAAAGCTGCTTGTAGTCTTTATACTGATTGTCGTGCTGATTTACCGGAAGGTTTCCCTGGGAACCTCCCTGGTCTCGGGCGCCGTGGCCCTGGGCCTGTGGTCGCTCATGTCTCCCCTGGAGATCCTGGTCAGCTTCGCCCATACCATGGTTTTGCCAAAAACCATTTTGCTGGCGGCCGTGGTCAGCCTGATTCTGATCCTGAGCCATTTGATGGAAAGCACCGGGCAAATGAAACGCCTGGTGTCGTCCTTTGAAGGCATCAGCAACAATGTACGCATTAACCTTACGGTGTTTCCGGCCCTGATCGGTCTGCTGCCCATGCCCGGCGGCGCGGTTTTTTCCGCCCCCATGGTGGAAGCCATGTCCAAAGAGCATGATATTTCCCAGGCTGACAAGGCGCTCATCAATTACTGGTTTCGCCATATCTGGGAGTATTGCTGGCCTCTGTATCCGGGGGTGATCCTGGCAGTTTCTCTGAGCGGCCTCTCTCTCAGCGAGTACTTCCTGGCCATGGGCCCCATGACCTTGCTGGCCGTGGCCGCCGGATACCTGATCATCCTGTCTCCGTTGAACGTGCTCCGGAAGCCCAAAGAGGAAAAGGGAAGCTGGCGGGCCCTGATCAACGAGATGTCGCCCATATTGATTGTGGTGATCGGCGCGGGAGTCTTTGGAGAAGGCTTTGCCCTGGCAGCGAGGCAGGGCGTTCTCCCCCGCCTGCCGCCGGAAATTCCGTTGTGCCTGTCCCTGACCGCGGGAATTCTATGGATCCTGATCAGACACAAAACAGGCCTGGATCCGGTGATTCAGTTGTTCAAAAAGCCTTCCCTTTGGTCCATGGTCTACCTGGTCATCGGGGTGATGCTTTTTGCGGGAATTCTGGAATCCAGCCATTCCGTACAGCAAATCAGCCAAAGCTTGGCCGACGGCCATGTGCCGGTGGCCCTTGTGGCCGTCATCCTGCCCCTGATCGTGGGCGCGCTGACCGGCATCTGTATGGCTTTTGTGGGCGCGACCTTTCCCATTTTATATGCCTTGCTGGAGGCCTCGGGACTGAGCCATCAGATCGTGGCTTACACCATCCTGGCCTATTGCTCGGGATACGCAGGCCTGCTGGCCTCCCCCATCCACGCATGCCTGGCTCTGACCCAGAGCTACTTCTGCGCAGACATGCCGTCCATATACCGCAAGCTGTGGATTTTGGTGGCTATCGAATTTACCGGAGGACTGGTCGGGTTTTTCCTGGCCCTGCATTTGATTGGATAAGGCAAAGCCGTTCCGGTCCCGACTATTTTCCGTCTTCCTGGGCGGCTTTTTCCACGGCCTCGCGGATCGCCTGCATGTGAAGGCCGTCCTCCGCCCACAAGTGGCAGCTATTAATAAGGTATTCCAGGCCGCCCACCTCATCCATGGATTTGGGAATGGGCCGGGGGTTTTGGGCGTGCAGCGTCCAAAACCCGTGAAGAGCCGCAGGCCCCATGACCACCATCAAATGGGTCAGGTGCGTGCAGCCCTTGGTCCCTTTCAACAAGTGGCGGATGCGCTCGCTGTAACCCGAGGTTATGGTCTCGCCGATCACCTTTTTAACGCTGTCTTTAATCTCCACGCAATGTTCATTAGGAATGGTGACCATGTCCGCTTCCGCGTCCAGGATAGTGATGGGATACCCGCCCACCAAAAAACGCACGCATAAGCTGTGCACCGCTCCCGGCCCTTTTATTTCGGCATCAAAACCGCGATAAATCCCGACATGGCGCTCGTCCCGGAGCCACCCTTCCACCACAATGTTTCCATCCGGCGCCGGATAGGACGCCACTTCCAGATTTCTGGTGTGTACGGGCTTTGCGTTCTCCACCACCGTTTTCAGGCTGGATGTTGCCATTATGCCTCCAACAATCTTTAGTTCATTGATTTTGCAGTAAAAATCAAGTAGTAAAACAGGAAAATATCGATGACGTCCTGTTCAATCGGGCGTTATCGTACTAAAATTTTATAGCACAGGGCGCCAAAGCGCACAATACAAGGAAGAGCGGAGGATTT
This DNA window, taken from Desulfatibacillum aliphaticivorans DSM 15576, encodes the following:
- a CDS encoding DUF401 family protein, with protein sequence MLVVFILIVVLIYRKVSLGTSLVSGAVALGLWSLMSPLEILVSFAHTMVLPKTILLAAVVSLILILSHLMESTGQMKRLVSSFEGISNNVRINLTVFPALIGLLPMPGGAVFSAPMVEAMSKEHDISQADKALINYWFRHIWEYCWPLYPGVILAVSLSGLSLSEYFLAMGPMTLLAVAAGYLIILSPLNVLRKPKEEKGSWRALINEMSPILIVVIGAGVFGEGFALAARQGVLPRLPPEIPLCLSLTAGILWILIRHKTGLDPVIQLFKKPSLWSMVYLVIGVMLFAGILESSHSVQQISQSLADGHVPVALVAVILPLIVGALTGICMAFVGATFPILYALLEASGLSHQIVAYTILAYCSGYAGLLASPIHACLALTQSYFCADMPSIYRKLWILVAIEFTGGLVGFFLALHLIG
- a CDS encoding DUF2889 domain-containing protein, producing MATSSLKTVVENAKPVHTRNLEVASYPAPDGNIVVEGWLRDERHVGIYRGFDAEIKGPGAVHSLCVRFLVGGYPITILDAEADMVTIPNEHCVEIKDSVKKVIGETITSGYSERIRHLLKGTKGCTHLTHLMVVMGPAALHGFWTLHAQNPRPIPKSMDEVGGLEYLINSCHLWAEDGLHMQAIREAVEKAAQEDGK
- a CDS encoding enoyl-CoA hydratase/isomerase family protein; translated protein: MSYNTIITEIGEDFVGMITLNRPDQLNTFSWDLAGELRQALEEMEKDSSVRVVMVTGAGRAFCAGIDLTGYEGKTEAEYEKWITHMEDSLAYISQMSKPVIAKVNGAAAAIGAGLVAACDLAIASERAKIGLTAINVGLNCVGPVIPVSKSLGRKHALEMLLFGELLSPTRALEMGLYNRVVPSDELNELAREWAASLAQRSPVAVANAKTSYYASEDMSYMEQFKFMDRAFAQLCASPEAKEGVSAFLEKRDPSWKTK